From a single Flavobacterium sp. genomic region:
- a CDS encoding DUF3127 domain-containing protein: MQIQVTIVRILETKEIGEKQFKVREIHADTEEQYTQRLAIQFTQDKCALLDNFKPGEKAKIDINLKGKEATNQKGETVVFNTIQGWKIEKV, from the coding sequence ATGCAAATACAAGTAACAATCGTTAGAATTTTAGAAACCAAAGAAATCGGAGAGAAACAATTCAAAGTAAGAGAAATCCACGCAGACACCGAAGAGCAATACACACAACGTTTAGCCATTCAGTTTACGCAAGATAAATGCGCGCTCCTGGATAACTTTAAACCAGGAGAAAAAGCAAAAATCGACATCAACCTAAAAGGCAAAGAAGCCACCAACCAAAAAGGAGAAACCGTTGTTTTCAATACCATTCAAGGTTGGAAGATTGAGAAGGTGTAA